One Microbacter margulisiae genomic window carries:
- a CDS encoding 4Fe-4S dicluster domain-containing protein, translated as MAKNKGAVVVNIERCKGCHLCEEACPSDVLEMNQQTNAMGYHYAYMANAEMCTGCASCAYVCPDACITVYRVKS; from the coding sequence ATGGCGAAAAATAAAGGAGCGGTGGTAGTCAACATTGAACGATGTAAGGGCTGCCATTTGTGCGAAGAAGCATGCCCATCCGATGTTTTGGAAATGAATCAACAAACCAACGCGATGGGCTATCATTATGCCTATATGGCAAATGCCGAAATGTGTACAGGTTGTGCATCATGTGCATATGTTTGTCCTGATGCATGTATAACAGTTTATCGAGTTAAAAGTTAA
- a CDS encoding argininosuccinate synthase yields MKKKVVLAFSGGLDTSFCATYLANEKGYEVYTAIANTGGFSEKELIEVEKRAYQLGATHHVTLDVTKDYYEKSIKYMVFGNVLRNGTYPISVSSERIFQAIAIIEYAKKVGAHYVAHGSTGAGNDQVRFDLTFQVLAPNIEILTPTRDMCLTREQEINYLREHGITDMDFTKMEYSINKGLWGTSIGGKETLKSNKTLPEDAYPSQVNKHNKETLTIDFEEGEIAGVNGQTFENKIAAIREVEKIGSAFGIGRDMHIGDTIIGIKGRVGFEAAGALLIINAHKMLEKHTLTKWQQYWKDQIGTWYGMFLHEAQYLEPVMRDMEAFLSSTQLHVTGKVILELKPYSYTLVGVESVYDLMNSSFGEYGEMNRAWSADDVKGFTTILSNPMKIYYSLTKK; encoded by the coding sequence ATGAAGAAAAAAGTAGTTTTAGCATTTAGTGGAGGATTAGACACCTCGTTTTGTGCCACTTATCTGGCAAATGAAAAAGGATATGAAGTTTATACCGCCATTGCTAATACAGGAGGCTTCAGTGAAAAAGAATTAATTGAAGTAGAAAAAAGAGCATACCAATTGGGTGCTACACATCATGTAACGCTGGACGTTACGAAAGATTATTATGAAAAAAGCATCAAATACATGGTGTTTGGAAATGTGTTACGTAACGGAACCTACCCTATTTCCGTAAGTTCTGAGCGTATTTTTCAGGCTATAGCCATTATTGAATATGCGAAAAAAGTGGGAGCCCATTATGTAGCTCATGGAAGTACCGGAGCTGGCAATGACCAGGTAAGATTTGATTTGACTTTTCAGGTTCTAGCTCCTAATATCGAAATTTTGACTCCGACCCGTGATATGTGTCTGACACGGGAACAAGAAATCAATTATTTACGTGAGCATGGCATTACAGATATGGATTTTACAAAAATGGAATATTCTATCAATAAAGGACTTTGGGGAACAAGCATTGGCGGAAAAGAAACTCTAAAGTCGAATAAAACCTTGCCGGAAGATGCCTATCCAAGCCAAGTGAACAAACATAATAAAGAAACGCTGACCATTGACTTTGAAGAAGGTGAAATTGCTGGAGTCAACGGACAAACATTTGAAAATAAAATTGCTGCAATCCGTGAAGTTGAAAAAATCGGTTCGGCATTCGGTATAGGTCGTGACATGCACATTGGAGATACCATTATTGGCATAAAGGGGCGGGTTGGATTTGAGGCAGCTGGTGCATTACTAATCATTAATGCTCACAAGATGTTGGAAAAACATACCCTCACAAAATGGCAACAATATTGGAAAGATCAAATTGGAACCTGGTATGGAATGTTTTTGCATGAAGCACAATACCTTGAACCTGTCATGCGTGACATGGAAGCCTTTTTATCCAGCACCCAGCTGCATGTTACCGGCAAAGTTATTCTTGAATTAAAACCATACAGTTATACCTTGGTTGGCGTTGAGAGTGTATATGATTTAATGAACAGTAGCTTTGGCGAATATGGCGAGATGAATCGCGCCTGGTCAGCTGACGATGTTAAAGGCTTTACAACGATATTATCCAACCCAATGAAAATTTACTATAGTCTGACGAAAAAATAA
- a CDS encoding thiol protease/hemagglutinin PrtT, producing MNAFTRIKLILPKRKNILLPKGRVLFLCFLLLCPLWASAKHITQQEAVTIAQKFYQARIARLQPVAAARLKASSISNADFKLGYVAAKSGYVSANQTKAIAVADSTAYFYIYNVGGNQGFVIVAGDNVAKPVLGYSLQGSFATDHIPSNVQNWLNIYKTEIKAAQQKELNPSLLGSVSTAQSSYSSTQQLNDSVAPLLGNIMWDQDTPYNLLCPYNTTYKERTETGCVATAMAQIMKYYQWPVTGTGSYSYSDSPYGTLSANFGTTTYNWSKMLDSYGATTTGAQDTAVATLMYDCGVAVKMQYDIASNGGSAASTSDAGIALVKYFGYDSGIQSYDRSLYTENQWETLLRNELKASRPVLYAGTTDSVGHAFVIDGFDSSDLYHINWGWSGLFDGYFQLTALNPDWPGSNIVTGGFSENQQMIAGIQKPTGTSHVNYVVGIYSKGLTSSVSSLSSIATQTFSLSYGFMNFGINSFSGTIGIGLYQNGTLQKTLGTTSVQGLNSYYYYPNISFSNVSLSGLSSGTYQIYCIYQPTDSTSWSKVKQSGTYNNYLNVTIAGSSASITKPVIAPVLALTQPIQVTQNAYYNKTGVFNVSIHNSGTEFYSDLALYIYSKTDSTANHQYVDYGVVCIPSDSTINVTFSGTISCPVGTYYAVALNDSTNSYSIKSYKQLTPSSDNFISFNVLNTPTSPNLILNSPIVFTNGSSTIYNNQTISLTANITNQGGYFDSTLVAFVFPTKGGYSLTTLNPKTIYLDTNGTQTVTITGSIDLDPGQYSLGLYYYAGGWVECSPAASAQLIFTLNNLNTAVTNVQQSSFSIYPNPASNMLYINGLEDDNVFVTICDVSGKIVLSKNISGNSLDISALANGLYIMKISTTNRVETTKFIKQ from the coding sequence ATGAATGCTTTTACGCGTATAAAACTGATATTGCCAAAACGCAAAAACATTTTATTACCCAAAGGTCGTGTTCTGTTCTTGTGTTTTTTATTGCTATGTCCTCTATGGGCATCAGCAAAACACATTACCCAACAAGAAGCAGTTACGATTGCACAAAAATTTTATCAGGCACGCATAGCAAGACTTCAACCGGTAGCTGCTGCACGGCTAAAAGCTTCAAGCATCTCAAATGCTGATTTTAAATTAGGATATGTGGCTGCTAAATCAGGGTATGTTTCTGCAAATCAAACAAAAGCCATCGCAGTAGCAGATAGTACTGCTTATTTTTACATTTATAATGTAGGAGGTAATCAAGGATTTGTAATAGTTGCAGGAGATAATGTTGCTAAACCAGTTTTAGGATATTCTCTTCAAGGTTCATTTGCTACCGATCACATCCCATCCAACGTACAAAACTGGCTGAATATATACAAAACAGAAATAAAAGCTGCCCAACAAAAGGAACTCAACCCATCCCTGCTTGGCTCGGTATCCACAGCTCAATCTTCTTATTCTTCAACGCAACAATTAAATGATTCTGTAGCTCCATTGTTAGGTAACATTATGTGGGATCAGGACACTCCATACAACTTACTCTGTCCTTACAACACAACATACAAAGAACGAACAGAAACTGGATGTGTTGCAACAGCAATGGCTCAAATTATGAAATATTACCAATGGCCCGTCACAGGTACCGGATCATACAGTTACTCTGACAGTCCATACGGCACTCTTTCGGCAAATTTTGGAACTACAACATACAATTGGAGTAAAATGCTTGACAGCTATGGAGCCACCACAACAGGGGCACAAGACACTGCGGTAGCAACATTAATGTATGATTGCGGCGTTGCAGTAAAAATGCAATACGACATAGCCAGTAATGGTGGTAGCGCCGCCAGCACTTCTGACGCAGGTATAGCATTAGTCAAATATTTTGGATATGATTCTGGAATTCAATCCTATGATAGATCCCTATATACAGAAAATCAATGGGAAACATTATTACGCAACGAATTAAAAGCATCCAGACCTGTTTTATATGCCGGGACAACAGATAGTGTGGGCCATGCCTTCGTGATTGATGGCTTTGACAGTAGCGATTTATATCATATTAATTGGGGATGGAGTGGACTCTTCGATGGATATTTCCAATTAACAGCATTAAATCCGGACTGGCCCGGCAGCAATATCGTCACAGGTGGCTTTAGCGAAAATCAACAAATGATTGCAGGAATACAAAAACCTACAGGCACCTCTCACGTTAATTATGTAGTTGGAATATACAGTAAGGGATTAACTTCATCCGTATCTTCATTGTCGTCGATTGCAACCCAAACCTTTAGCCTAAGTTATGGTTTTATGAATTTTGGCATAAATTCTTTCTCGGGAACTATAGGCATCGGATTATATCAAAATGGAACATTACAAAAAACATTAGGAACCACATCGGTTCAGGGGCTTAATTCGTATTATTATTATCCGAACATATCTTTTAGTAATGTTTCGCTTTCTGGATTATCTTCAGGAACTTATCAGATTTACTGCATTTATCAACCAACAGATTCAACTTCATGGTCCAAAGTCAAACAAAGTGGCACCTACAACAATTATTTAAATGTAACCATTGCAGGGTCATCAGCAAGCATTACCAAACCCGTAATAGCACCTGTGTTGGCTCTTACTCAACCCATTCAGGTAACACAGAATGCTTATTATAACAAGACTGGAGTTTTCAATGTAAGTATCCATAATAGTGGAACAGAATTTTATTCCGATCTCGCACTTTATATTTATTCTAAAACGGACAGTACTGCTAATCACCAATATGTAGATTATGGAGTTGTATGCATTCCCTCTGATAGCACAATCAATGTTACATTCTCAGGGACAATCTCGTGTCCTGTTGGGACATACTATGCCGTTGCCTTAAATGATAGTACAAATTCATATTCCATAAAAAGCTATAAACAGTTGACCCCGTCTTCTGATAACTTCATTTCATTCAACGTACTAAATACCCCCACTTCACCAAACCTCATATTAAACAGTCCGATAGTATTTACAAATGGATCATCAACGATATACAACAACCAAACAATTTCATTAACAGCCAACATAACCAATCAAGGCGGATACTTTGACTCGACGCTTGTTGCGTTTGTTTTTCCGACAAAAGGAGGCTATTCCTTAACAACATTAAATCCCAAAACCATTTATCTTGATACAAATGGAACGCAAACTGTAACAATCACAGGTTCAATTGATTTAGATCCTGGACAATATTCCTTGGGGCTCTATTACTACGCTGGAGGATGGGTAGAATGTTCTCCAGCAGCTTCTGCTCAGTTAATTTTCACATTGAACAATTTGAACACAGCCGTTACTAATGTACAGCAATCATCATTCAGTATTTATCCGAATCCGGCATCAAATATGTTATATATTAATGGATTAGAAGACGACAATGTCTTTGTAACAATTTGCGACGTAAGTGGTAAAATTGTTTTAAGTAAAAATATTTCTGGAAATTCACTTGATATCAGTGCATTAGCTAATGGGCTTTATATAATGAAGATCAGTACAACAAATAGGGTAGAAACCACTAAGTTTATAAAACAATAG
- a CDS encoding 3-methyl-2-oxobutanoate dehydrogenase subunit VorB, with protein sequence MEEIKLMKGNEAIAEAAIRCGCDGYFGYPITPQSEVLETLMALEPWKKTGMVVLQAESETASINMVYGGAACGKRAMTSSSSPGISLMQEGLSYIAGAELPCVVVNVTRGGPGLGTIQPSQSDYFQTVKGGGHGDYKLITLAPASVQEMADYTCLAFDLAFKYRNPVMVLSDGLIGQMMEKVQLPDYKPRLTDAEIREKYPWATLGKQGRTHRNIITSLALVSEEMEKVNDRLQKKYREVEANEVRFETFLCDDADYILVAFGSSARICQKSVEILRTEGVKVGLFRPITLYPYPFKQLHEYAKHVKGMLSVEMSAGQMVEDVRLAVNGLVPVEFYGRYGGMIPTPEEIVTALKEKLMA encoded by the coding sequence ATGGAAGAAATAAAACTGATGAAGGGAAACGAAGCCATTGCAGAAGCCGCTATTCGTTGTGGGTGTGATGGATATTTCGGATATCCCATTACGCCTCAATCTGAAGTATTGGAAACATTAATGGCACTTGAACCTTGGAAAAAGACGGGGATGGTGGTTTTACAAGCAGAAAGTGAAACAGCTTCCATTAATATGGTTTATGGTGGAGCTGCATGCGGTAAACGTGCTATGACGTCATCATCAAGCCCTGGCATAAGTTTGATGCAGGAAGGACTTTCTTATATAGCTGGAGCAGAACTGCCTTGCGTGGTTGTTAATGTTACCCGCGGTGGACCAGGTTTAGGAACTATTCAACCTAGTCAATCCGATTATTTTCAGACTGTCAAGGGAGGTGGGCATGGTGATTATAAGTTGATCACTCTTGCTCCTGCATCTGTTCAGGAAATGGCAGACTACACATGCTTAGCATTTGACTTAGCATTTAAATATCGTAACCCGGTGATGGTGTTATCGGATGGATTGATTGGCCAGATGATGGAAAAAGTTCAGCTTCCTGATTATAAACCACGGCTGACTGATGCCGAAATTCGGGAAAAATATCCATGGGCTACTCTTGGGAAACAAGGGAGGACTCACCGAAACATTATCACGTCATTAGCTTTGGTTTCTGAAGAGATGGAAAAGGTCAATGATCGTTTGCAAAAAAAATACAGGGAAGTAGAAGCCAATGAAGTCCGTTTTGAAACGTTTTTATGTGATGACGCTGATTATATATTGGTGGCATTTGGATCTTCTGCACGCATTTGCCAAAAATCGGTAGAAATATTGCGTACCGAAGGCGTAAAAGTTGGTCTTTTCCGTCCTATTACACTTTATCCATATCCGTTTAAGCAGCTTCATGAATACGCCAAACACGTAAAAGGGATGCTTTCTGTTGAAATGAGTGCTGGTCAAATGGTTGAGGATGTAAGATTGGCTGTTAATGGCCTTGTCCCTGTTGAGTTTTATGGTCGTTACGGAGGTATGATTCCTACGCCGGAAGAAATTGTCACAGCATTAAAAGAAAAATTAATGGCATAA
- a CDS encoding PspC domain-containing protein, translating into MKKTVSINLNGSVFQIDEDAYIELRDYLNAVLAHLSGESEQKEIMSDIEARIAELFTERIHRVGQVVTIEMVDEIIQIMGRPSDYGEESEEKPESSTFEYQQTHKTSRRLYRDPEKAFLAGILSGFAIYLNIDVVWLRIIFVILVLLGVGTIIPIYLVLWLVIPKAETTAQRLEMHGIDVTVENLKAEANKIKERFESYVSSESIDKKKEQIKSEAQRVKENVGNFARSNEVHDAANRIGHVFQAILKAIFAIIAGVVGFAGAVIVIALLIILIVALAAPSWLVVNVPDQLHNIIVWSSTGNLSLLLFALLLFIGIPVYMLFYTAIKVISGENHLSTTAKWVTFLIWLAGFFLLISIGTKIFLVHGWCWM; encoded by the coding sequence ATGAAAAAAACAGTTTCAATTAACTTAAACGGCAGTGTTTTTCAAATAGATGAAGATGCTTATATAGAGCTTCGTGATTATCTGAACGCTGTTTTAGCCCATTTAAGCGGTGAATCGGAGCAAAAGGAAATTATGAGTGATATAGAGGCACGTATTGCTGAATTGTTCACTGAACGAATTCATCGGGTAGGGCAGGTAGTGACTATTGAGATGGTGGATGAGATCATTCAGATTATGGGTCGTCCATCTGATTATGGAGAAGAATCTGAAGAGAAGCCTGAATCATCAACATTTGAATATCAACAAACCCATAAAACTTCTCGACGTTTGTATCGGGATCCAGAGAAAGCCTTTTTGGCAGGTATCCTGAGTGGATTTGCCATTTATCTCAACATAGATGTTGTGTGGCTTCGTATTATTTTTGTTATTCTGGTCTTACTTGGCGTTGGAACTATTATTCCTATATATTTAGTGTTGTGGCTGGTGATTCCCAAGGCAGAAACGACAGCCCAGCGCCTTGAAATGCACGGTATTGATGTAACGGTTGAAAATTTGAAAGCTGAGGCCAACAAGATTAAAGAGCGTTTTGAAAGCTATGTTAGTTCTGAATCTATTGATAAAAAAAAAGAACAAATTAAATCTGAAGCACAGCGCGTAAAAGAAAATGTAGGCAATTTTGCTCGTTCAAATGAGGTTCATGATGCAGCGAATCGCATAGGTCATGTTTTTCAGGCAATATTGAAAGCAATTTTTGCTATTATTGCTGGAGTGGTTGGTTTTGCAGGTGCTGTGATAGTGATTGCCTTGTTAATCATTCTTATTGTTGCTCTTGCTGCTCCTTCATGGTTAGTGGTCAATGTCCCTGATCAATTACACAATATTATAGTGTGGTCGTCAACAGGGAATTTGAGCTTGCTTTTATTTGCACTGTTATTGTTTATAGGGATCCCGGTTTACATGCTGTTCTATACTGCCATAAAAGTGATATCCGGTGAAAATCATCTTTCTACAACTGCAAAATGGGTCACTTTTTTGATATGGCTTGCTGGTTTTTTCTTATTAATTAGTATTGGTACTAAAATATTTTTGGTACATGGATGGTGCTGGATGTAG
- a CDS encoding 2-oxoacid:acceptor oxidoreductase family protein — translation MKEEIIIAGFGGQGVLSMGKILAYSGLMQGKEVSWMPSYGPEQRGGTANVTVILSDEKISSPILQAYDTAIVLNQPSLDKFEPRIKKGGTLLYDGHGFIREPQRTDINIYRIDALETSISLNMSKAFNMFILGGLLKIRPIVDIENVLLGLKKSLPERHHHLLGQNEKALRKGMEIVIPAHVI, via the coding sequence ATGAAAGAAGAAATAATTATAGCAGGTTTTGGCGGACAAGGAGTCCTATCTATGGGGAAAATACTGGCATATTCTGGTTTGATGCAAGGAAAAGAAGTTTCGTGGATGCCATCTTATGGTCCTGAACAACGTGGTGGTACAGCTAACGTTACTGTTATCTTGAGTGACGAAAAGATCAGCTCTCCCATATTGCAGGCTTATGATACTGCAATTGTTTTGAACCAACCTTCGTTAGATAAGTTTGAACCTCGTATTAAGAAAGGTGGAACATTGTTGTATGATGGCCATGGTTTTATCAGAGAGCCACAGCGAACAGACATAAATATTTATCGCATTGATGCTTTGGAAACGTCTATTTCACTTAACATGTCTAAGGCATTCAATATGTTTATTCTTGGTGGTTTGTTGAAAATACGACCGATTGTTGATATTGAGAATGTATTATTGGGACTTAAAAAATCATTGCCGGAGCGACATCATCATTTATTGGGACAAAATGAAAAGGCATTGCGTAAGGGGATGGAAATTGTAATTCCTGCACATGTCATATAA
- a CDS encoding arginine repressor, with protein sequence MAKKERLDKIKEIIVSFTIGSQEELLNVLQSSGFDVTQATLSRDLKQLKVSKVPTANGYRYSLSSKVIDYGRSKAMPSKTSVSQGGILSVAFSGTLAIIKTHPGYASALAWSIDNYADERILGTIAGDDTIFLAINEKNSRKEIMGLLIEIFPELQTDI encoded by the coding sequence ATGGCAAAAAAAGAACGTCTTGATAAAATCAAGGAAATTATCGTATCATTTACCATCGGCAGCCAGGAAGAACTACTAAACGTACTTCAATCAAGTGGTTTCGATGTGACTCAAGCTACCTTATCACGTGACTTAAAACAGCTTAAGGTATCAAAAGTGCCGACAGCCAATGGGTATCGCTACTCGCTGTCAAGTAAAGTAATAGACTACGGTCGCTCCAAAGCAATGCCAAGTAAAACATCAGTTTCGCAAGGAGGAATACTCTCTGTTGCATTTTCAGGAACATTGGCTATCATCAAAACCCATCCCGGATATGCGAGCGCTTTGGCGTGGAGCATTGACAATTATGCGGATGAACGCATTTTGGGCACCATCGCAGGTGATGACACTATTTTTCTGGCTATCAATGAGAAAAATTCCCGCAAAGAAATTATGGGACTATTAATAGAGATCTTCCCCGAACTTCAAACTGATATTTGA
- a CDS encoding PstS family phosphate ABC transporter substrate-binding protein, translated as MKYWVFQSKTAAGVIIALAVFLLVSCNSKPVKQTDTFTSGRIKIGIDDSYRLMMEAQLDVFTSIYRDASFDTIYSDEIDIKNLFLKDSIPAMIVSSPLTKEETDALLSQRYVARSTIIGQDAIALILNKDNKTNNFLYDQVQDIFTGKISKWSQIDPTNHLGKLSVVFDKPGSSNIRYFMHKFKITKYPSYFGATRSNHEIIHYVETHKNAIGILSVNWISDPQDSVSHNFLKRIQVAGITSYPGSTSANTYYQPYQAYIVYKYYPFIRNIYFINRQTYDGLASGLDAFLAGEKGQRIILRSGLVPAAAPVTIVQINH; from the coding sequence ATGAAATATTGGGTTTTTCAATCAAAAACTGCGGCTGGAGTAATTATTGCTTTAGCTGTTTTTCTTCTTGTAAGTTGCAATTCTAAGCCTGTCAAACAAACAGACACCTTCACGTCCGGTCGTATTAAGATTGGAATTGATGATTCATACCGTTTGATGATGGAAGCACAATTGGACGTTTTTACCAGCATCTATCGTGACGCTTCTTTTGATACTATTTATAGCGACGAAATAGATATTAAGAATTTGTTTTTGAAAGATTCTATTCCTGCTATGATTGTTAGTAGTCCGTTGACCAAAGAAGAAACGGACGCCCTGTTAAGTCAACGATATGTAGCACGTTCAACGATTATTGGACAAGATGCTATCGCATTGATCTTGAACAAGGATAACAAAACAAACAATTTTTTATATGATCAGGTACAGGATATTTTTACAGGAAAAATATCTAAATGGAGTCAGATTGATCCCACTAATCACTTAGGAAAGTTAAGCGTTGTATTTGATAAACCAGGCTCCTCGAATATTCGGTATTTTATGCATAAATTTAAAATCACGAAATATCCGTCATATTTTGGGGCTACAAGATCAAACCATGAAATTATTCATTATGTTGAAACTCATAAGAACGCAATAGGAATTTTGAGTGTAAACTGGATAAGTGACCCTCAAGATTCAGTTTCTCACAATTTTTTGAAACGTATTCAGGTAGCGGGTATTACATCCTATCCTGGATCTACAAGTGCTAATACTTATTATCAACCTTATCAGGCATATATCGTGTATAAATACTATCCTTTCATTCGTAACATCTATTTTATTAATAGACAGACTTATGATGGATTAGCTAGTGGCCTTGATGCGTTTTTGGCTGGGGAAAAAGGGCAACGCATTATTTTACGTTCAGGTTTAGTGCCGGCAGCTGCTCCGGTAACCATTGTGCAAATTAACCATTAA
- a CDS encoding thiamine pyrophosphate-dependent enzyme: MTLEEIIKPENKVYGKTSLLTDTPMHYCPGCSHGVIHKLIAEVIEELGIQDITIGIAPVGCAVFAYNYIDIDWQEAAHGRAPALATAVNRLLPDRCVFTYQGDGDLAAIGTAETIHACNRGENMTIFFVNNGIYGMTGGQMAPTTIEGMVTSTSPSGRDVHMAGFPLKISNMVAMLDGTCYVTRQAVHTPASVVRAKKAIRKAFENTLAKKGTSLVEFVSTCNSGWKMSPHQANKWMSDNMFREYPLGDLKDR; encoded by the coding sequence ATGACATTAGAAGAGATTATAAAACCAGAAAATAAGGTGTACGGAAAAACATCTTTGTTGACTGATACTCCTATGCATTACTGCCCGGGATGTAGTCATGGTGTTATACATAAATTAATTGCCGAAGTTATCGAAGAGCTTGGCATTCAAGATATCACAATAGGAATAGCTCCGGTAGGATGCGCTGTGTTTGCCTATAATTATATAGATATTGATTGGCAGGAAGCAGCTCACGGTCGTGCTCCAGCACTTGCAACTGCTGTGAATCGCTTATTACCTGATCGTTGTGTATTTACGTATCAAGGAGATGGGGATTTGGCTGCCATTGGAACCGCAGAAACAATTCACGCATGTAATCGTGGTGAAAATATGACTATTTTCTTTGTTAATAATGGAATTTACGGCATGACTGGTGGGCAGATGGCTCCTACCACTATTGAAGGAATGGTGACCTCTACTTCTCCATCTGGAAGGGATGTCCATATGGCTGGGTTTCCATTGAAAATATCAAATATGGTAGCAATGCTTGATGGAACGTGTTATGTAACTCGTCAAGCTGTGCATACTCCGGCATCTGTCGTTCGGGCAAAAAAAGCTATTCGGAAAGCATTTGAAAATACATTGGCAAAAAAAGGGACTTCGCTTGTTGAATTTGTTTCTACCTGTAATTCAGGATGGAAAATGAGCCCTCACCAAGCAAATAAATGGATGTCAGATAACATGTTTCGTGAATACCCGTTGGGTGATCTGAAGGATAGATAA
- a CDS encoding GNAT family N-acetyltransferase, giving the protein MSEVSNIEIEVANETHLKYVDTILDTISEAAAKRGTGIAKRSPEYIKTKIMEGKAIIALNGEEFAGFCYIESWSDKQFVANSGLIVVEKFRGHGLAKAIKKKSFELSRQLFPNAKLFGLTTGLAVMKINSELGYRPVTFSELTQDTDFWKGCEACVNFDILKRNNNRMCLCTGMLYDPVEHVSATKKQAAWKKVFTQLLPNPVKNHVKKIVTNKEKSTTQKSH; this is encoded by the coding sequence ATGTCAGAAGTTTCAAATATTGAAATAGAAGTTGCGAATGAAACACATCTGAAATATGTCGACACTATTTTGGATACTATTAGCGAAGCTGCTGCTAAACGCGGCACAGGAATTGCTAAACGTTCGCCTGAATACATAAAAACAAAAATCATGGAAGGCAAAGCCATCATTGCTCTGAATGGGGAAGAATTTGCCGGGTTTTGTTATATTGAAAGCTGGAGCGACAAACAATTTGTAGCAAACTCCGGTTTAATTGTTGTCGAAAAATTCAGAGGACATGGCTTGGCCAAAGCTATCAAAAAAAAATCGTTTGAGCTTTCACGCCAACTCTTCCCAAATGCCAAGTTATTTGGGTTAACCACAGGATTGGCTGTTATGAAAATAAATTCTGAACTAGGCTATCGACCTGTGACATTTTCTGAGCTGACGCAGGATACTGATTTTTGGAAAGGCTGCGAAGCTTGCGTCAATTTTGATATTTTGAAACGAAACAACAACAGGATGTGCCTTTGCACAGGAATGCTTTATGATCCGGTAGAACACGTATCGGCAACAAAAAAGCAGGCTGCCTGGAAAAAAGTATTTACACAACTACTACCAAATCCGGTAAAAAATCACGTCAAAAAAATTGTCACAAACAAAGAAAAGTCGACAACTCAAAAGTCTCATTGA
- a CDS encoding PadR family transcriptional regulator — translation MQVDNVKSQMRKGILEYCILLILNKKPAYAPDIISTLKQAHIIVVEGTLYPLLTRLKNSELLSYQWEESTQGPPRKYYSLTEAGKTFLSELENSWNELSNTINTLKIQDNE, via the coding sequence ATGCAAGTCGATAATGTTAAGTCGCAAATGCGTAAAGGTATTTTAGAGTATTGCATTTTGCTGATCTTAAACAAAAAACCAGCTTATGCCCCCGATATTATATCGACCTTAAAACAAGCGCATATCATTGTGGTTGAGGGGACGCTTTATCCACTATTGACACGTCTGAAAAACAGTGAGTTACTTTCATATCAATGGGAAGAATCGACACAAGGTCCTCCAAGAAAATATTATTCGTTAACAGAAGCAGGGAAAACTTTTTTATCTGAGTTGGAAAATTCATGGAATGAATTAAGCAATACTATAAATACTTTGAAAATACAAGATAATGAGTAG